The window GTACGATGGCGTGCGTGAGCCGAATGAGAGGATTTGCCGCGCTTGTAATGCTTTGTATGTTCTTCATATCGTAAAAAATACGTCTGATGAATCAAACGACTCATCAGACGTAATCTCTTCTTACTGGTTCTCCTTCGCCACGTTGACGATCTGCGTGAATGCAGCAGCGTCAGCAACAGCGAGGTCAGCGAGCATCTTGCGGTTGACCTCGACACCGGCATTCGTCAGTCCCGCGATAAAGCGACTGTACGAGATGCCGTTGGCACGGGCGGCGGCATTGATGCGGGCGATCCAGAGACGACGGAACGTCCCCTTCTTCGCACGGCGGTCACGACGCGCATAGTAGAGCGCCTTCATAACCGTTTCGTTTGCCTTCTTGAACTGCTTGCTGCGCGAGCCGCGATAGCCCTTGGCGAGCTTTAAGATCTTCTTATGACGACGATGTGCTGTGACACCGCTTTTTACTCTTGGCATTGCATTTCCTCCTAGTTCCTACCCTCATGGGGAGTTTGCTTGTCGCCCCGATTATGCGTAGGGGAGCATCTTGCGGATGCGCTTGTAGTCCGACGTATCGGCAAGCGCAGCCTTGCGCAGGTTACGCTTGCGCTTCGGTGTCTTCTTCTCCAGAATATGTCTCTTGTACGCCTTGTTGCGGCGGAATTCTCCGCTCCCTGTTACGCTGAAACGCTTTGCAGCAGCGCGGCGCGTTTTAATCTTCGGCATCGCCATTTCCTCCTTTATCTTCCTTCACGGGTTTGACCGTCTTGGCCGGCTTCTGTACCTTCGGGGAAAGGATCATGGTCATGTTCTTCCCCTCCAGTTTTGCGCCGCGCTCAATGGTCACGAGAGCGCTCATCCGCTCGGCAACGCGGTCAAGAACCGCACGCCCGAGTTCCGGATGAGAGAGCTCTCTGCCGCGGAACATGATCGTCACCTTGACCTTGTTGCCCTCTTCGACAAAGCGGAGCGCATTCTTCAGCTTGACATTGAAGTCGTGCTCGTCGATGTTCGGACGCAGCTTGACCTCTTTGATGTTGATGGTCTTCTGCTTCTTCTTCGCTTCTTTCTCGCGTTTCTGCTGCTCATAGCGGAATTTTCCAAAGTCCATGATGCGACAGACGGGCGGCTTTGCCTTCGGCGCAACCTCGACCAGGTCGAGATGCTGCTCCTCCGCCATGCGAAGGGCGTCGCGCGTCAGCATGATGCCGAGCTGTTCTCCCTCCGCGCTGGTGACACGCACCTCACGGATATGGATTTCCTCATTGATTCGCAAAGATTCCCTGCTTATGGCAAGAACACCTCCTGGTTCGGATGCACGCATATACGCCATCCGGCAATAGAAAAGGGCGGCACAAAGCCACCCTTGAAAAATCTCTGTCATCTTTCATTCGACCCGACGCGCTGTGTGCCCGCAGGTGAGAAGCGGTGGCTTCTGCTTGTAACAGATGCCATACTATCACACATACGGGTATCTTGTCAATACTCCTGTGCACGCGATGTGATTTTTTCCTGCACGAGCGCGATAAAATCGTCAACGCTCATGACAGTGCTGTCCTTCTCTCCGTACTTGCGCAGGGCAACGGTGTGGTTCTCCTGCTCCTGATCGCCGACAACGAGCGTGTACGGGGTTTTCTTGACCTGACTCTCGCGGATCTTGTAGCCCGTCTTTTCGTTGCGGTCGTCCACAAGGGCGCGGATACCAAGGTCGAACATCCGCTTGCGCAGTTCCTCGGCGTACGCCGCATGGCGCTCGGTGATTGGCAGGATACGCACCTGCACGGGTGCCATCCACACGGGGAATGCACCCGCATAGTTTTCGATCAGGATGCCGATGAAGCGCTCGATCGATCCATAGACGACGCGGTGCAGCATAACGGGGCGGTGCTTCTCCCCATCCTCGCCGACATAGGTCAGATCGAACTTCTCGGGCAGGCTCATGTCCAGCTGAATCGTCCCGCACTGCCATGTACGCCCGATGGAGTCGCGCAGGTGGAAGTCGATCTTCGGTCCGTAAAACGCACCGTCGCCCTCGTTTACCACAAAATCAAGCCCACGGTTTTCAAGCGCTTTACGCAGCCCCTCTGTCGCAAGCTCCCACATCTCGTCCGAGCCCATCGAGTTCTCGGGACGCGTGGAGAGCTCCGCCTTGTACGAGAGGCCGAACGTGCGGTACACCTCGTCAAAGAGGTCGATGGTATGCTGGATCTCGCCCTCAATCTGATCGGGGGTCACAAAGAGGTGCGCGTCGTCCTGTGTGAAGTTGCGGACGCGGAACAGTCCGTGCAGCGCACCCGAAAGCTCATGACGGTGAACAAGCCCGAGTTCCGCAAGGCGCAACGGCAAATCGCGGTAGCTGTGCAGGTGCGAGCGGTAGACGAGCATACAGCCGGGGCAGTTCATCGGCTTGATTGCGTAGTCTTCTTCGTCGATCTCGGTCGTATACATATTCTCACGGTAGTGAAACCAATGTCCCGAGGTCTCCCACAGCTTGCGACTGAGGATCACGGGCGTACTGATCTCCTGATAGCCGTAGCGGCGGTGCACCTCGCGCCAGTAGTCGAGCAGTGCGTTGCGCAGAAGCATTCCGTTCGGATGGAAGAACGGGAATCCCGGTCCCTCCTCATGGATGCTGAAGAGATCAAGTTCCCTGCCGAGCTTACGGTGGTCACGCTTTGCCGCCTCCTCAAGCATATGGAGATAGGCATCCAGATCCTCCTGCTTCTCGAACGCCGTGCCGTAGATGCGCTGCAGCATCTTGTTCTTCTCGCTGCCGCGCCAGTACGCCCCCGCGACACTCTGCAGTTTGAACGCCTTGACCTTGCCCGTACTCATGACGTGCGGTCCTGCGCAGAGATCCGTGAACTCCCCCTGTGTATAGGTGGAGATAATCTCGTCCTCGGGCAGATCCTCGATCAGCTCGACCTTGTAGTTCTCCCCCTTGGCACGGAAGAATTCGATTGCCTCATTGCGCGGAATCTCACGCCGCTCAAGTTTCAGATTCTCCTTGACAATCTTCTTCATTTCCTTCTCGATGTCGCGCAGATCGGCATCCGTCAGCTGACGCTCCATGTCAAAGTCATAGTAGAAGCCGTTCTCAATCGCAGGACCGATGGCGAGCTGCACATTGCTCTCCGGATAGAGGCGCTTGACCGCCTGTGCCATGATGTGCGACGCCGTATGACGGAGTGCATGGCGACCGCCCTCATCCGCAAACGTCAGCACTCGAAATGCAGCATCCTGTGTCACGGGCGTTGTCAGATCGACGACCGCGCCGTCGAGGTCGGCGGCAAGCGCCTTCTTCGCAAGCGAATTGCTCATGCCCTTCACGACATCCAGCAGCATCGTCCCCGCCTCTGCCTCACGAATCGATCCATCCGGCAGTGTCAGCTTTATCATAGAGCGCTCTCCTCCTACATCATACAAAAAGCCCTGCCCCTGTGGGATAGGAAATCCATCCCCGAGGAACAAGGCATCGTTATCAGTGATTCCTATATGTTTCCACCCTAATCGGTAACGTCATTATAAGGCGCGCGGGCGGCTGTGTCAAGGGCTTTGTGTTCTGCCATCGCCTGCAACTGCTCTGTCGGATCGAGCACCGGAATGCGCAGGCGGCGACCGGCGGCGACAGATCCATCGGGGGACAGCCCATTCACCTCAATGATTGCCTCCTCAAGCTCCTCCGCCATCGTCTCCTTTGTCGCAAACCTCCGCGCAATGGTCCAGACATTCTCGCCGCGCATGACAGAAACCTCGACAAACTCCGACGAACGCAGATACGGGTTCGTCAGATGAAGGGCGGATACGCCCATCCATATAAGAGCAAATACGCTGAGAGCAAGACCGATCTTCTTCATCGTTACCCCTCCGTTTGTTCATATCCGTATATATATTCTCAAAACTACTGTTCGGATATAGGATAACACAGAAAAAACGTTCGGTCAATAGCTTGGAACAAATTTTTGCGAAATTTTTGTTCGCGGAACGTGTTTTTGTAATGAAAAAAGGGACTGTTGCACGCAGTTAGAAAACTGCGTGCAACAGTCCCTTTTCCCAAATGAATTATCTTCTTTTTGCAATTTCGTTTGTCTGCATCACAGAATCCGTCTTTGCCGGCCGTCGCTCCTTTGCGACGGCAAGCATCAGTTTCAGACGGTTGAGCTGATTGACCTCACTCGATCCCGCATCGCAGTCGATTGCCGTGATGTTCGCGCCGTGATATGCCTTGCGCAGATCGTGCATGACGCCCTTGCCCGTGATGTGGTTCGGCAGACAGCCAAACGGCTGAAGACAAACGACGTTCGGCACGCCCTCCTCGATGAGCTTCACCATCTCACCCGTGAGGAACCATCCCTCCCCCGCCATATTGCCGAGGCTGACGTGACGCGCGGCGAGCTCCGCCGTACGGTCGATGGACTGGGGCGGACGGAAGTGACGGCTCTCCTTCAGAGCCTTGCGCATGGGCGCACGGAAGAACTCGATGACCTTGATGAACATACGCCCGAAGAGCCGATCCTTGTACGAGCCCGCGAGCAGCTTGTGCTGTGCAATGGGGTCATACGCAGAGTACAGGAAGAAATCGACGAAGTCGGGCATGACGACCTCTGCCCCCTCCCCCATCAGCACCTTCTCAATGTCATTGTTTGCAACGGGATGGTACTTGACAAGGATTTCACCGACGATGCCGACCTTCGGCTTCCACAGCTGTTCGTCGATGGGGATGTGGTCAAAGTCGCGCACGATGTCCTTCACCATGCGGCGGAACTTGAACACACTGCCGTGCTCAAGTTCGTCCTTTGCGCGCGTCATCCACTTGTCAAACGCCGCCTGTGTCGCACCCTTCTGAAGCTCGTACGGCATCATGCGGTTGCGTACGTTCATCAACAAATCGCCGTAGATCGCCGCCTTGATGGCATCCACCATCATCTCGCGGCTGAAGGCAAAGCTGTCCGTCTCCTCGGGCAACCCACGTACGGCAAAGACGGCGACGTTCGGAAAGCCCGCGTCGCGCAGTGCCTTGCGCAGCACACCGAGGTAGTTCGTCGCACGGCACGCACCGCAGGTCTGAAAGAGTGCGATGCTCGTGTGGTCGGCATCGCACATCCCTGCCTTGAGTGCCGCGAGCAGCTGTCCAATGACGACAATCGCGGGATAGCACATATCGTTGTGCACGTAGCGCAGCCCCAGATCCACCGATGCCTTGTCGGGCATTGGCGGAATGACGACGTTATAGCCGTGCTTGCGCATGGTGGTGCGGAAGAGCTCAAAGTGGATCGGTGCCATCTGCGGCGCGAGGATCGTATGTGTCTTCTTGCAGTCCTCGGTAAAGCGCGGACGCTCAATGACGGGCACCTCATGATAGGCAGGGTTCTCCCTGCGGGCAAGCGCGGCAATCAGCGAGCGCAGACGGATGCGTGCCGCACCGAGGTTCGACACCTCGTCGAGTTTTATCATCGTGTAGATGCGCTCGTGCGACTCGAGGATCTCGCGCACCTCTGACGTGGTGAGTGCGTCCAGACCGCAGCCGAACGAGCTGAGCTGGATGAGTGTCACATTCGGATGCTCCGCGACAAACTGCGCCGCATGATAGAGCCGCGCGTGGTAGCTCCACTGGTTGACGACCTGAAGCCGCCGCTCCTGCACGGGGATATGATAGACTGCATCCTCCGAGAGGATCGGCAGCTTGTACGACTGGATCATCTCGGGGATGCCGTGATTGATCTCGGGATCGACGTGATACGGGCGCCCTGCAAGAAGAATTGCGTGCTCGCCCGTCTCAGCGATGCGGTCGAGGATCTGCTGCCCGTAGTCACGCACATCCTGCCGATACTGTTCGATCTCGGCATAGCCCGCATCAACGGCGGCGGTGATCTCCTTTTTCCCGATCCCCTCTGCCTTGCCAAATTCCTCCACAAGCCGCTCGATCATGCGCGTGCGGTCGTTGATCGGCAGGAACGGCTGGATAAAGCGAATGTTCTTCTCACGCAGGATGTCCATATTGATGCGGATATTCTCCGCATAGGATGCGACGATTGGACAGTTGAAATTATTCGCTGACGAGCCCGGTTTGTCATCCATATTGTGCGGCTCGCAGGGATAGAAAATCGTATCGACGCCCTTTTCCACAAGATCGACGATATGCCCGTGCGCGAGCTTTGCAGGGTAGCAGAGCGAGTCCGAGGGGATCGTCGCCATGCCCTTGTAGAAGAGCTGCGGCGAGGATTTGCCCGAAATGACAACTCCGTAGCCGAGCGTGTCAAAGAACGTGAACCAGAACGGATAGTCCTCGTACATATTCAGCGTGCGCGGGATGCCGATGCGTCCGCGGCGCGGCTCTGCCGGAGACTTATAGTGCTTGAACACGCGGCGGTATTTGAACTTGTAGATGTTCGGCGTATCGTCCGTGCGCTTCTCGCCGCCGATGCCACGCTCACAGCGATTACCCGTAAAGTAACGCTCGCCGTTTGGGAACTGCTGCATCGTGATGAGACATTTGTTGCCGCATTTCCCACAGCGGTAGGAACTGGTCTTCGTCTCAAATGTCCCGAGTTCATCCGCGCCGAGCAGAGATGACCGCTCCGTCCCGGCTTCAAGTGCGAGGATTGCCGCGCCATACGCACCCATCAGCCCCGCAATATCGGGACGAATGACATCCTTGCCGATCAGGTGCTCAAGCGCACGCAGAACAGCGTCGTTGTAGAACGTCCCCCCCTGCACGACAATGTGGTCGCCGAGGGTTGATACGTCCTTGATCTGCATGACCTTAAAGAGGGCGTTTTTGACAACCGAGAGTGCAATCCCCGCCGAGATGTCGGCGACCTCCGCCCCCTCCTTCTGCGCCTGCTTGACCTTCGAGTTCATAAAGACCGTGCAGCGCGTGCCAAGATCGACGGGAGCTTTCGCATCCACCGCCTTTCCCGCAAACTCCGCCGGGGTCATGTGCAGCCCCTCGGCAAAGTTCTGGATGAAGGAGCCGCAGCCCGCCGAACAAGCCTCGTTGAGGGTAATGTTGCCGACGCTGCCATCCTGCACGAAGAAGCACTTCATGTCCTGTCCGCCGATGTCCAGCACGAAGCTGACCTCGGGACAGAACTCCTGCGCCGCGCGCAGATGGGCAAACGTCTCCACCTCACCGCCGTCCGCATGGAGTGCCGCCTTGACAATTGCCTCGCCGTAGCCCGTCGTCATCGCGCCCGCGATATGGGCATCTGCGGGCATGACGGCGTAGAACTCCCGCAGTGCGTCGATGACGGACTGGAGGGGCGAGCCGTGATTGCTGCCGTAGGACGTGTGAAGCAGCTCCTTGTCCCTGCCGATGGCGACGAGCTTCGTCGTCGTCGAGCCCGCATCAATGCCGATATAGATCGACCCCCGATAGTCCGCAAGGCTTCCCCGCCGCACGCGGTCACGGTCATGACGCTGACGAAATGCGGCGTAGTCCTCCGCCCCCTTGAACAGGGTAATATCCGACGTACGCGTCTCTGTCGCAGCAGCCTCCTCCGCACGTGCGATGCACGCCTCCATCTCCCGCATATCCGTCACTCCGGCATCATCGGAGAGTGCCGCGCCGACCGCGACGAAATAATTGCCGTAATCCACATCGACGACGTGATCTGTGTCGAGCTTCAATGTTTCGATAAATCGTTTCTTGAGTTCCGGGAGAAAGTGCAGAGGCCCGCCGAGAAAGGCGACCGTACCGCCAATGGGGCGCCCCTGCGCAAGGTTGCCAATGGTCTGGTTGACGACTGCTTGAAAAACCGAGAGTGCAATGTCCGCCTTTGCCGCGCCGTCATTCATAAGTGCTTGGATGTCCGTCTTGGCGAACACGCCGCAGCGCGAGGCAATCGCATAGACACGCTTGCCCTGCTCCGCAAGTGCATTGAGGCCGATGGGATCGGTTGAGAGGAGGGATGCCATGTGGTCGATGAACGAACCGGTACCGCCCGCACACACGCCGTTCATGCGCTGCTCGGGCGCATCGCCGAAATACGTGATCTTCGCATCCTCACCGCCGAGCTCGACGGCCGTCGTCGTTTCCGGGATAAGACGGCGCACCGCCGAGGCACAGGCGACGACCTCCTGTACGAACGGCAGTCCGATCCGCTGGGCGATGCCCATGCCCGCCGAGCCCGTGAGCGCGAACGAGAATTTAGCCTCTCCCACGACCGCTTTCAGCTGCTCCAGATTCTCTTGGAGTGCCTTGCCGATCTCGGAAAAATGACGCGCATAGTTCTTGTAGAGGATTTCATGCTCCTCGCCAAGAACAACCAGCTTGATCGTCGTCGAACCGACATCCACACCGACACGAAATGGGGATTCCAAAATAACACCACCTAACGAAACCATATAAGGTTTTCTTCAATTAACCCGTATTAAATAGGAAAGCCATTTTAGGCTTCCCTATTTTAACGTATTTCACAGTACTATGCAAGTGCAGCACGCACAGTTCCGTGGTATCCAATTTTGAACCAACGAACTTTATGTTCCTCAAATATTATATGGTGCGGCAAGTTTCTTGAAGTAATTGCGTGCCTTCTGCATCGTGCGAATGATCGGCTCCATGAGCTTCGGCTGGCGGACGACCGTGCGAATAACCGCCTTGCGCAGTTGGCGATACTCCGCATCAAAGTCGCGCATGACATCCTCCATCTCCGCCTCAACCGAAACGGATGGGATGTTCGAGTGGATGAGATTCGCGCTCCGTCCCTGAATGGTCACGGTATCGCCGAGGAACGGTGCGTACACTTCCAGACCAAGTTCCTCCTGTATCCGCTCCTTAAGCGCCTCCTGCGCCTGTCCCTCACCGTGGACAAGGAACACCTTCGCGGGGCGCGGCTCTTTGATCGAGCGCATCCAGTCCACGATCTGCTCCGCATCCGCATGAGCCGAAAACCCTTCGAGCACTTGAATCTGTGCCTTCACCGCGATTTCCTCGCCGAGTACGCGCACGCGTTTGATCCCGTCCACGAGCCGCCGCCCAAGGCTTCCCTCCGCCTGATAGCCGACAAAGAGAATCGTAGACTCGGGACGCCAGAGATTGTGCTTGAGGTGGTGAAGCACGCGCCCCGCATCCGCCATGCCCGAAGCAGAGAGGATGATCGCCGAGCCCTCGGCGGAGTTCAGTGCACGCGACTCCGCCGCCGTTTCGGCAATGCGTACCTGCGGAAATGCGGGGATCGACCCCTGCTCACCAAAGAACGCGATCGTCTCCTCGTCGAAGTCCTCATAGTTCTTGAGAAAGACACGCGTCGCTTGGATCGCAAGCGGACTGTCGATGATGATGGGAATATCCCCGTCGAGCCGTCCCTCCTTCCACAGATTGTAAAAATAGTAGAGGAGCGTCTGTGTCCGCCCGACGGCAAAGGATGGGATGATGACATTGCCGCCGCGATCCATCGTGTCGCGGATGACCTCAAGGAGCGCCGACTCCTTGTCATAGTCGCGGTGAATCCGGTCGCCGTAGGTGGACTCGACAAGCAGGAAGTCTGCGCCCGCAATCGCCTCGGGGTCACGCAGGATGGGTTGATTTGGCTGCCCAAGATCGCCCGAAAAGACGAGCTTTGTTTCCTGATCGTTCTCCACCACGACGATTTCGAGAATCGCCGACCCGAGGATATGTCCTGCGTCGCGAAAGGTGAGCTGCAGATCATCCACCGCGATGGTGGATTGATAGGCGACGGGTTCAAACAGCTCCAGTGCGGCAAAGGCATCCGCCTGTGTGTAAAGCGGCGTGATGGGAGCCTCGCTGCGGCGTGCATTCTTGCGGTTCATGATTTCCGCATCGCTCTCCTGGATGTGCGCCGAGTCCGGCAGCATGATGCGGACGAGATCGCAGGTGGAGCGTGTCGCATACACCTTGCCGCGAAACCCCTCGCGCACAAGACGCGGAATGCGCCCGCAGTGGTCGATGTGCGCGTGCGTCAGAAAGACTGCCTCGATCTCGGCGGGATTGAACGGAAAATCCTCATAGTTCATCTCACGCAGGCGGCGGGTCCCCTGATACATTCCGCAGTCCACGAGATACCTGTGGTCGCCCACATGAAGCAGATAGCACGAGCCGGTGACAACGTGCGCCGCACCCAAAAATTCGAGCCGCATAAAATATCCTCCCTTCGGATTTACAGAAACACGGATCATGTCTGCGCTTTCTCACGCATTCTCTCGTATCATGTTTATACTTATAAAATTCGGAATCCAGCAAAAAATTCCTGCATTTTCATTTACATTTTCCATGTTTTGATTTATCCTAAACATAATAAGCGCACACGCAGGAACAACGAACTTTCAGAGGAAGTGCTGTTATGCTGTCCATTCCAAGGATACGGGAGTGCATTGCTCCCATATGTAAAAAGTACCCCATACAAAAAGCCTATCTTTTCGGTTCTTATGCGCGTGGCAATGCCACAGAAAAAAGTGATGTCGACCTTCGCATTGAAGGGGATATTACAAGTTTCTTCATGCTTGGCGGCATCTATTCAGAGCTCTCCGATGCACTGGGAACAGAACTCGATTTGCTGAGCAGGCTCCCTGATTCGGAGGCGTTCAAGAAAAATCTAAGGAAAGACGAGGTTTTGCTCTATGAACGATAGAGATCGTCATATTCTTGAGCATATCCTGCGGCATTGTGAGGAAATCATCGAGACTGTAGATCGTTTTGATTTTTCGAAGGAGAACTTCAAACACGATCATGTTTTTTATAATGCCTGTTCTATGGCTCTCTTTCAGATTGGTGAGCTTTCCAAACGGATGTCCGAGGAGTTCAAAAGCAGTCATACAGAAGTTCCTTGGGCTGAAATGAGAGGCATGAGAAATCTCTTTGCCCACGAATATGAGTCGGCAGATAAGGAACTGCTGTGGAAAACGATCACAAACGATATTCCTAAACTGAACAAACAACTGCAAGAAATCTATTCATGCAATATGGAGGATTAGTCATGAAAAAAATTGGCTTTATCGGGCTTGGCATCATGGGCGCAGCGATGGCGGGACATCTCATGGATGCAGGCTACGAGCTCAGCGTCTACAACCGCACGAAATCCAAGGCGGACGCACTCGTCGCGCGCGGTGCAAAATACTGTGAAAGTCCCGGCGCATGTGCACATGGCCAGGATGCTGTCATCACCATCGTCGGCTATCCGAAGGATGTGGAGGAGATCTACCTCGGCGCAAACGGCATCCTCGCAAATCTGACGGAGGGCGCATACACCGCCGATATGACGACCTCCTCCCCCGCCCTTGCCGAGCGTATCTATGCGGAGGCAAAAAAACGCGACATCCATGCGCTCGACGCCCCCGTCACAGGCGGCGACATGGGGGCACGCAATGCCACGCTGAACATCCTCGTCGGCGGAGATGAAGAGGCATTCAAGGAAATGCTGCCTGTCTTTGCCGCAATGGGCAAAAACATTGTCTACGAGGGCGGCGCAGGTGCGGGACAAAAGACCAAGGCGGCGAATCAGATCGCCATCGCGGGTGCGCTTGCGGGTGCGTGCGAGGCATTTGCCTATGCACGCGCAGCAGGACTTGACCTTGAGAAGGTCTACGCCTCCATCTCGGGCGGCGCGGCGGCGAGCTTCCAGATGAGCAACATGGTACGCATGGCGCTCGACGGCAACTTTGCCCCCGGCTTTATGATCAAGCACTTCGTCAAAGATATGGCAATCGGCGCAGAGACGGGAAAGGCTTACGGCGCGACGCTCCCCGTCCTTGAGCAGGTGCTCCGCGAGGCACGTGCCATCGAGGAGCGCGGCGGCGGAGCGGACGGCACGCAGAGCTTGCTGAAGTATTACGAGTAAAACGAATTCAAACCTTGGTGATACTGTATATTTTCTACATTGACGTGGTATAATGCCCCGAAGCGAACCTTAGTGAAGCAAGCGCACGACCGCTTGCGTAACTCCGTGTTCGCGAGGGGCATTACACCACAAAGTACAAAACACTGTTCCCCTAAGCACGCCACAACTCCACCAACTCCTCTGCGGCACTGTACGGATGCTCCGCCCCCGCAACGGCACTGACGACAAAGAAGCCCTCCACGCCCGTCGCTTTGAGGGCAGGTAAATCCGCCGCCTTGACCCCGCCGCCTACAACTACGGGTACGGGGCTGACGCGGTGCAGCTCCGCAAGCTCATCGAAACTGCGCGTCACAATTGCGCCCGAGGCGGTACGCCCCGCCTCGGGCTTTGTCGGCGTCGCGTGCAGCGGGCCCGCACCGAAGTAGTCGATGCACGCAGTATCGCAGTGCGACACGTAGTCGAGCAGCTCCGTTGTACGTGCGGAGAGACCGACAACCGCATCCGCACCGAGATATTTGCGGCAAACATCGGGCGGGATGTCCGTCTGTCCGACGTGCACGCCATCCACCTTGATCCCCTGCTCCCGCGCCGCGAGTACAACATCCAGACGATCATTGACAACGAGTGTCACAGCATCCGACTTCTCCTGCGCAGCGATCACATCCGCCGCCGCACGCGTGAGCTCGATCACCTCGCGGGCATCCGCGCCCTTTTCCCGAATCTGAACAAAGGTGAAGCCCGCGCAAACAGCCTCTGCGACAACACGCGCCACGGAGCGTCCGTGCGTGTTCTCAGAGCCAATCACAAGATAGGCGGACAGATCAAATTTACTACACATGGGTATAACCTCCTAATAAAAATCCCCGCCAACCGGCGGGGATTTTTTCTGTTAAGGAAGCACTGATAAATTCAGCACCAACTCGGCGGACTTCATTTTATCAGCGATTCCTTAAAGCCGTATGGCTCAGTAGTTCTGCACAACCTGCTGGAAGAAGGACTGCGGGTGGTCACAGACCGGGCACTTCATCGGTGCCTTCGGGCTCTCGCAGACATAGCCGCAGTTGAGGCACTGCCAAATGATCTTCTCATCACGTGCGAAGACCGTGCCCTCATCCACCTTCTGCAGGAGGAGTTTGTAGCGGGCATCGTGCTCCTTCTCAATCTTGCCGACAGCATCAAAGAGACGCGCAATCTTGTCGAACCCTTCCTCACGTGCCACGCGCGCGAACTCGGGGTACATGCTCGTCCACTCCTCATTCTCTCCGGAGGCGGCGTCCGCGAGGTTCGCCTTTGTGTCACCGACACCATGCACGAGCTTGAACCAGATCTTTGCGTGCGCCTTCTCGTTGACTGCCGTCTCCGTGAAGATGTTCGAGATCTGAACATAGCCGTCCTTCTTCGCCTGCGACGCGTAGTAGAGATACTTCGTGTGCGCCTGCGATTCGCCGGCAAATGCCGCCCAGAGGTTCTTTTCGGTCTGTGATCCCTTGAGTTCCATAATGCTCTCCTTTTTCCAAAACAAATACACAACAATATATCAACAGGCGAAAAAGCCGCCGTTCCATGCCTTGCTCAGGGGCATGAGCGGTATTCATACGCCTTGATTGATCGAGAAAACTGATCCATGCCGTACGACGGCGATCCCTTTTATCGGATCAGCGATTCCCCAGAATATCCGCAATCTCGTCGATATTCTTCTTGCCGAAGTAAAGCTCCTCTCCCACGATCATGCAGGGAACACTCATGATGCTGTACTTCTCCTTCAGTGCAGGGAAGTAGCGGATGTCATAGATTTCCGCGCGCACATCCGAACGCTCTGCGGCAATGCGCTGCACAGCCGCGACCACGTCGGGACACATCGTACAGGACAGCGACATGAGAACCTTTACGTCGGCGGGCGCAGAGATCCGCTCTATTTTCTCACGCGTCTCCTCACGCAGTTCCTGCCCGGGACCTGCCACATTGTAGAGCGCGAGAATGAACGAGTTGAACTCATGTCCGCCGGGAACAGCGTGGAAGGTAATGCCGCTCGACACGTCGTCACTTCGCAAAATCTCAAGCCCCGGCGCACCGTCCGCATCCGCGCGCACATCATAGCCAACCTTGTCGGTGAGATCCGCGAACTCGTCCATAAAGCCGCGCAGCTCACGCGAGAGGTCGCTGTCGTCATAATGCCCGACAATCTTGATCGGC of the Selenomonas dianae genome contains:
- a CDS encoding 2-hydroxyacyl-CoA dehydratase translates to MVSLGGVILESPFRVGVDVGSTTIKLVVLGEEHEILYKNYARHFSEIGKALQENLEQLKAVVGEAKFSFALTGSAGMGIAQRIGLPFVQEVVACASAVRRLIPETTTAVELGGEDAKITYFGDAPEQRMNGVCAGGTGSFIDHMASLLSTDPIGLNALAEQGKRVYAIASRCGVFAKTDIQALMNDGAAKADIALSVFQAVVNQTIGNLAQGRPIGGTVAFLGGPLHFLPELKKRFIETLKLDTDHVVDVDYGNYFVAVGAALSDDAGVTDMREMEACIARAEEAAATETRTSDITLFKGAEDYAAFRQRHDRDRVRRGSLADYRGSIYIGIDAGSTTTKLVAIGRDKELLHTSYGSNHGSPLQSVIDALREFYAVMPADAHIAGAMTTGYGEAIVKAALHADGGEVETFAHLRAAQEFCPEVSFVLDIGGQDMKCFFVQDGSVGNITLNEACSAGCGSFIQNFAEGLHMTPAEFAGKAVDAKAPVDLGTRCTVFMNSKVKQAQKEGAEVADISAGIALSVVKNALFKVMQIKDVSTLGDHIVVQGGTFYNDAVLRALEHLIGKDVIRPDIAGLMGAYGAAILALEAGTERSSLLGADELGTFETKTSSYRCGKCGNKCLITMQQFPNGERYFTGNRCERGIGGEKRTDDTPNIYKFKYRRVFKHYKSPAEPRRGRIGIPRTLNMYEDYPFWFTFFDTLGYGVVISGKSSPQLFYKGMATIPSDSLCYPAKLAHGHIVDLVEKGVDTIFYPCEPHNMDDKPGSSANNFNCPIVASYAENIRINMDILREKNIRFIQPFLPINDRTRMIERLVEEFGKAEGIGKKEITAAVDAGYAEIEQYRQDVRDYGQQILDRIAETGEHAILLAGRPYHVDPEINHGIPEMIQSYKLPILSEDAVYHIPVQERRLQVVNQWSYHARLYHAAQFVAEHPNVTLIQLSSFGCGLDALTTSEVREILESHERIYTMIKLDEVSNLGAARIRLRSLIAALARRENPAYHEVPVIERPRFTEDCKKTHTILAPQMAPIHFELFRTTMRKHGYNVVIPPMPDKASVDLGLRYVHNDMCYPAIVVIGQLLAALKAGMCDADHTSIALFQTCGACRATNYLGVLRKALRDAGFPNVAVFAVRGLPEETDSFAFSREMMVDAIKAAIYGDLLMNVRNRMMPYELQKGATQAAFDKWMTRAKDELEHGSVFKFRRMVKDIVRDFDHIPIDEQLWKPKVGIVGEILVKYHPVANNDIEKVLMGEGAEVVMPDFVDFFLYSAYDPIAQHKLLAGSYKDRLFGRMFIKVIEFFRAPMRKALKESRHFRPPQSIDRTAELAARHVSLGNMAGEGWFLTGEMVKLIEEGVPNVVCLQPFGCLPNHITGKGVMHDLRKAYHGANITAIDCDAGSSEVNQLNRLKLMLAVAKERRPAKTDSVMQTNEIAKRR
- a CDS encoding MBL fold metallo-hydrolase RNA specificity domain-containing protein, with the translated sequence MRLEFLGAAHVVTGSCYLLHVGDHRYLVDCGMYQGTRRLREMNYEDFPFNPAEIEAVFLTHAHIDHCGRIPRLVREGFRGKVYATRSTCDLVRIMLPDSAHIQESDAEIMNRKNARRSEAPITPLYTQADAFAALELFEPVAYQSTIAVDDLQLTFRDAGHILGSAILEIVVVENDQETKLVFSGDLGQPNQPILRDPEAIAGADFLLVESTYGDRIHRDYDKESALLEVIRDTMDRGGNVIIPSFAVGRTQTLLYYFYNLWKEGRLDGDIPIIIDSPLAIQATRVFLKNYEDFDEETIAFFGEQGSIPAFPQVRIAETAAESRALNSAEGSAIILSASGMADAGRVLHHLKHNLWRPESTILFVGYQAEGSLGRRLVDGIKRVRVLGEEIAVKAQIQVLEGFSAHADAEQIVDWMRSIKEPRPAKVFLVHGEGQAQEALKERIQEELGLEVYAPFLGDTVTIQGRSANLIHSNIPSVSVEAEMEDVMRDFDAEYRQLRKAVIRTVVRQPKLMEPIIRTMQKARNYFKKLAAPYNI